A DNA window from Enterobacter asburiae contains the following coding sequences:
- the fhuA gene encoding ferrichrome porin FhuA, with the protein MALSNTAQPMNTSLRKLAVVVATAVAGMSAYAHAAETPKKEETITVTAAPAAQESAWGPAATIAARQSATGTKTDTPIQKVPQSISVVTAEEMALHQPRSVKEALSYTPGVAVGTRGASNTYDYLIIRGFAADGQTQNNYLDGMKMQGNFYNDAVIDPYMLERAEIMRGPVSVLYGKSSPGGLLNMVSKRPTTEPLKEIQFKVGTDSLFQTGFDFSDAIDDDGVYSYRLTGVARSNNAQQERAEEQRYAIAPSFSWRPDDKTTFTFLSYFQNEPETGYYGWLPKEGTVEPLPNGDRLPTNFNEGAKNNTYSRNQKMVGYSFDHEFNDTFTVRQNLRFAENKTSQNSVYGYGVCTDPANSGNKQCAALAPSDKGHYLARKYVVDNEKLQNFTVDTQLQSKFSTGEVDHVLLTGVDFMRMRNDINSWFGYDDSVPLLDLYNPVNSDFDFGSKDPATSGPYQILNRQKQTGLYVQDQAQWDKVLVTLGGRYDWADQESYNRVTNTTSKRDDTQFTWRGGVNYLFDNGVTPYFSYSESFEPASQTDAQGKLFSPSKGKQYEAGVKYVPNDRPIVVTGALYQLTKTNNLMADPAGSFFSVQGGEIRARGVELEAKAALSASVNLVGSYTYTDAEYTTDTTYKGNTPAQVPKHMASLWGDYTLFDGALSGLTLGTGVRYTGSSYGDPANSFKVGSYTVVDALVRYDLARVGMAGSNVALHVNNLFDREYVASCFNTYGCFWGAERQVVATATFRF; encoded by the coding sequence ATGGCGCTTTCCAATACTGCTCAGCCAATGAACACGTCGCTGCGTAAGCTCGCGGTCGTCGTCGCCACAGCGGTTGCCGGCATGTCTGCTTATGCTCACGCGGCCGAAACCCCGAAAAAAGAAGAAACCATTACGGTTACCGCAGCACCTGCGGCACAGGAAAGTGCCTGGGGGCCTGCTGCGACCATCGCCGCACGGCAATCCGCGACCGGAACCAAAACGGATACCCCTATTCAAAAGGTTCCGCAGTCTATTTCGGTAGTCACTGCCGAAGAGATGGCGCTGCATCAGCCGCGCTCGGTGAAAGAAGCCCTGAGCTACACGCCGGGCGTTGCGGTAGGCACGCGCGGCGCGTCTAACACCTATGACTATTTGATCATCCGCGGCTTCGCGGCCGATGGCCAGACGCAGAATAACTACCTCGACGGCATGAAAATGCAGGGGAACTTCTATAACGACGCGGTGATTGATCCTTATATGCTGGAGCGCGCCGAAATCATGCGCGGTCCGGTTTCCGTTCTGTACGGCAAAAGCAGCCCGGGCGGTTTGCTGAACATGGTCAGTAAGCGCCCAACAACCGAGCCGCTGAAAGAGATCCAGTTCAAAGTCGGCACGGATAGCCTGTTCCAGACCGGGTTTGACTTTAGCGATGCGATCGACGACGACGGCGTTTACTCTTATCGCTTAACGGGCGTTGCGCGTTCTAATAACGCTCAGCAGGAGCGTGCGGAAGAGCAGCGTTACGCCATCGCGCCATCGTTCTCCTGGCGTCCGGATGATAAAACCACCTTCACGTTCCTCTCCTACTTCCAGAACGAGCCTGAAACGGGCTACTACGGCTGGCTGCCAAAAGAGGGAACGGTTGAGCCGCTGCCGAACGGCGATCGTCTGCCGACGAACTTCAACGAAGGCGCGAAGAACAATACCTATTCCCGTAACCAGAAAATGGTGGGATATAGCTTCGACCACGAGTTCAACGATACCTTTACCGTGCGTCAGAACCTGCGCTTTGCCGAGAACAAAACCTCGCAAAACAGCGTATATGGTTATGGCGTCTGTACCGATCCGGCAAACAGCGGCAACAAACAGTGTGCCGCGTTAGCGCCATCGGACAAAGGCCATTATCTGGCGCGTAAATACGTTGTCGATAACGAAAAGCTGCAGAACTTTACCGTTGATACCCAGCTGCAGAGCAAATTCTCAACCGGCGAGGTGGACCACGTCCTGCTGACCGGCGTTGACTTTATGCGCATGCGGAATGACATCAACTCCTGGTTCGGTTACGACGACTCTGTTCCGCTGCTGGATCTCTACAACCCGGTGAACAGCGATTTTGATTTCGGCTCAAAAGATCCCGCGACCTCCGGCCCATATCAGATCCTCAACCGTCAGAAACAGACGGGGCTGTACGTTCAGGATCAGGCGCAGTGGGATAAAGTGCTGGTAACCCTGGGCGGCCGTTATGACTGGGCCGATCAGGAATCCTACAACCGCGTGACGAACACCACCTCCAAACGTGATGATACCCAGTTCACCTGGCGCGGTGGCGTTAACTATCTGTTTGATAACGGTGTAACTCCGTACTTTAGCTACAGCGAATCGTTTGAACCGGCTTCGCAGACCGATGCCCAGGGCAAGCTGTTCTCCCCGTCTAAAGGCAAACAGTACGAAGCGGGCGTGAAATACGTGCCGAACGATCGTCCGATCGTCGTCACCGGTGCGTTGTACCAGCTGACCAAAACCAACAACCTGATGGCGGACCCGGCGGGCTCCTTCTTCTCGGTTCAGGGCGGTGAAATCCGCGCGCGTGGCGTAGAACTGGAAGCGAAAGCGGCCCTGTCTGCAAGCGTCAACCTGGTGGGTTCTTATACCTATACCGATGCGGAATACACCACGGACACCACCTACAAAGGCAACACGCCTGCTCAGGTGCCAAAACACATGGCATCGTTGTGGGGCGATTACACCCTGTTTGACGGTGCGCTGTCGGGTCTGACGCTGGGTACCGGCGTGCGTTACACGGGCTCAAGCTATGGCGATCCGGCGAACTCCTTCAAGGTGGGCAGCTATACCGTTGTCGATGCGCTG